From the genome of Vicia villosa cultivar HV-30 ecotype Madison, WI linkage group LG2, Vvil1.0, whole genome shotgun sequence, one region includes:
- the LOC131651915 gene encoding uncharacterized protein LOC131651915 produces MIIKNDPIIQQLKEKWGTDEEPIPIQTVVPETLEIKESVDEAKTDGNEDCELVTDLEITSEHKPDAVTPGGKRHLPAASSESIDLDGLHDGELSSNKLKKIIKMEKID; encoded by the exons ATGATTATAAAAAATGATCCTATTATCCAGCAACTTAAGGAAAAATGGGGAACAGATGAG GAACCTATTCCAATCCAAACTGTCGTACCTGAGACTCTGGAG ATTAAAGAGAGTGTTGATGAGGCTAAAACAGATGGCAATGAAGACTGTGAATTGGTTACA GACCTGGAAATTACATCTGAGCACAAGCCTGATGCTGTCACACCTGGTGGTAAGAGGCATCTTCCTGCTGCATCAAGTGAATCCATTGATTTGGACGGATTACATGATGGGGAACTGTCATCAAACAAGCTGAAGAAGATAATTAAAATGGAGAAGATTGATTag
- the LOC131649893 gene encoding uncharacterized protein LOC131649893 — protein MSRPVERIAEINDGKELWKIVVRIHHRWKVVSNNKEHFEMIFVDKLGDDIHAVVPAPHVSVFTEKCLLGHTYAVSNFKVVPYVLAFRASGHKYMIKFTAGTSVLDEDKHEIPPKSILFTSFSDIITGSNNMLNCTLWESYADQFIKFNKVRVAASLPTVVLLQYAKVKEEGKYPLSVTNTYNVTLLCVDADFPVMKDFIDRMPEESRVTLSEQLGGNSQYSSQSSENQQLTPVQKLFSKAVVLPIAEIIQLTNVTFCATVATTKLLVASPFGWYKIEIEVTHGGQSCNFVFWNRECEMLFGLSASQLRITMIQLFK, from the exons ATGTCAAGGCCTGTTGAGAGAATAGCAGAGATCAATGATGGAAAAGAGCTTTGGAAGATTGTTGTTAGGATTCACCACAGATGGAAAGTTGTCTCCAACAACAAGGAACATTTTGAAATGATCTTtgttgacaaattg GGAGATGATATTCATGCTGTTGTTCCAGCACCGCATGTGTCGGTGTTCACCGAAAAATGCTTATTAGGGCATACTTATGCTGTATCTAATTTTAAGGTGGTGCCTTATGTTCTGGCCTTCAGGGCATCGGGACACAAATATATGATAAAGTTTACTGCTGGAACATCTGTTCTTGATGAAGACAAACATGAGATACCCCCGAAATCGATTTTATTTACAAGTTTTTCCGACATCATAACAGGGAG CAACAACATGTTGAACTGTACTCTGTGGGAATCATACGCGGATCAGTTCATCAAGTTTAACAAAGTTAGAGTTGCTGCATCACTCCCTACAGTTGTGTTGCTTCAGTATGCCAAAGTGAAGGAAGAAG GAAAGTATCCTCTGTCTGTGACAAACACCTACAATGTGACCCTTTTATGTGTTGATGCTGATTTTCCGGTCATGAAAGACTTTATTGATAG AATGCCTGAGGAGAGCAGGGTAACCCTGTCTGAACAACTTGGAGGGAATTCCCAATATTCCTCCCAAAGTTCTGAAAATCAACAGCTCACTCCTGTGCAAAAATTGTTCTCAAAGGCTGTTGTTTTGCCTATTGCTGAGATTATTCAACTTACGAAT GTTACATTTTGTGCTACTGTCGCTACAACAAAATTATTAGTAGCATCTCCGTTTGGATG GTATAAGATTGAAATTGAGGTTACTCACGGGGGCCAAAGCTGCAATTTTGTCTTCTGGAATAGAGAATGTGAAATGCTGTTCGGTTTATCTGCATCGCAACTTCGTATCACTATGATTCag TTGTTTAAATAG